One Candida dubliniensis CD36 chromosome 1, complete sequence genomic region harbors:
- a CDS encoding PI4-kinase, putative (Similar to S. cerevisiae LSB6): MPDSSVSNHDIKSMSHTNTITNNTSPFATLSSNMEKKTIDPETEHHHHHQHQDNGNGNEDKGTTINGKVGTLLSEQEANNRPIVHVNSLSKSWHYDTSNSASSKSAPNTPKIKSRSQPVSRRASVEDIHFQHIPSHHETHNYSFKNSVLIPAAKWAYSPISKMRRSTNPSITNNSQIHEEYLIEYSVFRPIKGLPELNSHKDILIHLRDTIESQTKKPFEFPETYISEIDFHNLLFKITKIIETDHIYPERITTGSSGSYFIFDIDFSLYKIGIFKPKDEEPYGPLSPKWTKWAHRTFFPCFFGRSCLIPNLGYISEAAACVLDRQLHSFIVPHTEIVELRSPTFFYSYWDKSNDVTKLPKKKGSLQLFLNGYINADIWLKIYPIPTNDVYLLKKTSRIEVPLDETKFLFTWSQESMQQFQEELEKLVILDYLMRNTDRGLDNWMIKLEWIEIKRKQSIKIMKPIIKIGAIDSGLAFPWKHPDEWRSFPFGWLFLPLSIIGQPFSRRTRNHYLPLLTSKKWWEETVIKLKDVFMQDNDFKERMWLKQLAVLKGQAFNIVEILKLTYAGPLELTRRENLLVIDDIMYMPNGKCDYDFMKSSLYESDIFKSYRVRSSDRNHRYDSDEELGQQEEGEGEVISPNTPLLAHPHNHYLEVINESFDDTNESGYEHMNRENNVAATDKGKKVIIERLIKETSKPPVFTWC, translated from the coding sequence ATGCCCGACTCTTCAGTTTCTAATCATGATATTAAGTCAATGTCCCACACCAACACCATTACAAATAACACATCTCCGTTCGCCACACTATCTTCTAACATGGAGAAAAAGACAATAGACCCTGAAACTgaacaccaccaccaccaccaacaccagGACAATGGAAATGGAAATGAAGACAAAGGAACCACAATTAATGGCAAAGTAGGGACATTATTATCAGAGCAAGAAGCAAATAACAGACCAATAGTCCATGTGAATTCATTATCGAAAAGTTGGCATTACGATACATCAAATTCCGCAAGTTCTAAATCAGCTCCCAACACCCCCAAAATTAAATCTCGATCACAACCAGTTTCCAGAAGAGCAAGTGTAGAAGATATACATTTTCAACATATCCCATCACATCATGAAACTCATAATTAtagttttaaaaattcagTTTTAATTCCTGCTGCAAAATGGGCTTATCTGCCAATATCGAAAATGAGACGACTGACAAATCCTAGCATTACTAATAACAGTCAAATCCATGAAGAATACTTGATTGAATATTCTGTATTTCGTCCTATCAAAGGGTTACCAGAATTGAATTCTCataaagatattttaattcatttacGAGATACAATCGAATCACAAACTAAAAAACCATTTGAATTCCCTGAAACATACATTtctgaaattgatttccataatttattatttaaaatcaCGAAAATTATTGAGACTGATCATATTTATCCAGAAAGAATAACTACTGGTTCATCGGGGagttattttatatttgatattgatttttctcTTTATAAAATTGGTATTTTCAAACCAAAAGATGAAGAACCATATGGCCCATTACTGCCCAAATGGACCAAATGGGCTCATCGAACTTTTTTCCCGTGTTTTTTCGGTAGAAGTTGTTTAATTCCTAATCTTGGATATATTAGTGAAGCAGCAGCTTGTGTTTTAGATCGACAATTACATTCATTTATTGTTCCCCATACggaaattgttgaattacGATCACCAACGTTTTTTTATAGTTATTGGGATAAAAGTAATGATGTGACTAAATTacctaaaaagaaaggttCATTgcaattatttttaaatggATATATTAATGCTGATATATGGTTAAAAATTTATCCAATACCAACAAATGATGTTTATTTGTTAAAGAAAACGTCTCGTATAGAAGTACCATTAGATGAAaccaaatttttgtttacatGGAGTCAAGAATCAATGcaacaatttcaagaagaattagaaaaattggtGATTTTAGATTATCTTATGAGAAATACCGATAGAGGATTAGATAATTGGATGATTAAATTGGAATggattgaaattaaaaggAAACAACTGattaaaataatgaaaccAATCATAAAAATTGGTGCTATTGATTCAGGTTTAGCATTCCCTTGGAAACATCCTGACGAATGGAGATCTTTCCCATTTGGTTGGTTATTTTTACCACTTTCAATAATTGGACAACCATTTTCTCGTAGAACTCgaaatcattatttaccattattaaCTTCAAAGAAATGGTGGGAAGAAACGgtgataaaattaaaagatgtTTTCATGCaagataatgattttaaagaaagaatgtGGTTGAAACAATTGGCAGTTTTAAAAGGTCAAGCATTTAATATTGTTgagatattgaaattaactTATGCTGGTCCTTTGGAATTGACCAGACGTGAGAATTTGTTGGTCATTGATGATATAATGTATATGCCCAATGGGAAATGTGATTATGACTTTATGAAATCGTCATTATATGAAAGtgatatttttaaaagttATCGTGTTAGGAGTAGTGACAGGAATCATAGATATGATAGTGACGAAGAGCTAGGGCAGcaagaagaaggagaaggAGAGGTGATTAGTCCGAATACTCCATTGTTAGCACATCCTCATAACCATTATCTTGAAGTGATTAATGAATCATTTGATGATACCAATGAATCTGGATATGAACATATGAATAGAGAAAACAATGTTGCTGCTACTGATAAAGGTAAAAaagttattattgaaagattAATTAAAGAGACTAGCAAACCCCCTGTTTTCACTTGGTGTTGA